A portion of the Streptomyces platensis genome contains these proteins:
- a CDS encoding Rieske (2Fe-2S) protein has protein sequence MARQAASERTETAAVTAAEEAGPAPEGRGAGRRAVVAAVGAAGLTAALAACGGSMSDAGSGDSKAAGDDQAAQETSGGGGDNGSGGAGGSGADGSAGGDSGPALAKTSEIPKGGGKIFKGEKVVVTQPQDGDIKAFSAICTHAGCVVGEVSGGTINCMCHGSKFDITDGSVKTGPATKGLAPAKVTVKGGSVTLG, from the coding sequence ATGGCTCGACAGGCAGCGTCGGAGCGGACGGAGACCGCAGCGGTGACCGCAGCGGAGGAGGCCGGCCCGGCGCCGGAGGGACGTGGGGCGGGGCGGCGGGCCGTCGTCGCGGCGGTCGGCGCGGCCGGTCTCACGGCAGCGCTGGCGGCCTGCGGCGGCAGCATGTCGGACGCGGGGAGCGGGGACTCCAAGGCCGCAGGTGACGATCAGGCCGCCCAGGAGACGAGCGGCGGAGGCGGCGACAACGGTTCGGGCGGCGCCGGAGGGAGCGGGGCCGACGGGTCCGCCGGTGGGGACAGCGGCCCCGCCCTCGCCAAGACGTCGGAGATCCCCAAGGGCGGCGGCAAGATCTTCAAGGGCGAGAAGGTCGTCGTCACCCAGCCCCAGGACGGCGACATCAAGGCCTTCTCCGCGATCTGCACCCACGCGGGCTGCGTCGTCGGCGAGGTCTCCGGCGGCACCATCAACTGCATGTGCCACGGCAGCAAGTTCGACATCACCGACGGCAGCGTGAAGACCGGTCCCGCCACGAAGGGCCTGGCCCCCGCCAAGGTGACGGTCAAGGGCGGCTCGGTCACCCTCGGCTGA